Proteins found in one Acidobacteriota bacterium genomic segment:
- a CDS encoding molybdopterin molybdotransferase MoeA, which translates to MLTVKAARGIVLDHCGSIRPGRLSTEVVSLPASQGRVLAEPVHLDTDQPPFDRSMRDGYAVKSRDLDPLPARLRCVGEIKAGEVPTRVLKSGEAIQIMTGAPAPKGADAVVMVEHTESLPKDEVAVLRSVPSGANIAPRGSERRCGELLMPPATRLGVLEVGGLAAVGKARVQVFGRPEVSILATGDELVDVDQEPGPGQIRNSNAYSLSAQVVSHGGVPRVLATAGDTMEQLRRQIRLGLESDVLLVSGGVSAGKYDLVEEVFEELGIQILFEAVSMRPGKPTVFARREQQFVFGLPGNPVSTFVAFELFVSPVLKVLQGLPAGALNMVRGRVQEKILEKSGRTALLPATVTLDSGRICIRPVSWKGSADIFSLAEANGLVVVPLECRELLPGQEADALLFEPMRGLSGCEF; encoded by the coding sequence ATGTTGACCGTCAAGGCCGCCAGGGGAATCGTTCTGGACCATTGCGGCTCCATCCGGCCCGGCCGGTTGTCCACGGAAGTGGTGTCGTTGCCGGCCTCACAAGGTCGGGTCCTGGCCGAGCCGGTACACCTCGACACAGACCAGCCGCCGTTCGATCGCAGCATGCGAGACGGATATGCCGTCAAGTCCCGGGATCTCGATCCGCTGCCGGCCCGGCTCCGATGTGTGGGTGAGATTAAGGCGGGGGAGGTCCCGACCCGGGTTCTGAAATCGGGAGAGGCCATTCAAATCATGACAGGGGCGCCGGCGCCCAAGGGCGCAGACGCCGTCGTCATGGTCGAGCATACGGAAAGCCTGCCCAAGGATGAAGTGGCTGTGCTTCGATCGGTTCCTTCGGGAGCCAACATCGCCCCCAGAGGTTCGGAACGCAGGTGCGGCGAACTCCTGATGCCGCCCGCCACCCGCCTGGGTGTTCTGGAGGTGGGAGGCCTGGCCGCGGTAGGAAAGGCACGGGTTCAGGTTTTTGGGCGTCCGGAGGTCAGCATTTTGGCCACCGGGGACGAACTGGTCGACGTCGATCAGGAACCCGGTCCGGGGCAGATCCGCAACTCCAATGCCTATTCTCTATCCGCCCAGGTGGTGAGTCATGGTGGCGTGCCCCGAGTCTTGGCCACAGCCGGAGACACCATGGAACAGCTCAGGCGGCAAATTCGCCTGGGTCTGGAGAGCGATGTTCTGCTGGTGAGCGGTGGCGTTTCGGCAGGGAAATACGATCTGGTCGAGGAGGTCTTCGAGGAACTCGGTATTCAAATCCTGTTCGAAGCGGTGAGCATGCGACCCGGAAAACCCACGGTTTTTGCGAGGCGCGAGCAGCAATTCGTTTTCGGTCTTCCCGGCAATCCCGTGTCGACTTTTGTGGCCTTCGAGCTTTTTGTGTCTCCCGTGCTAAAGGTCCTGCAGGGGTTGCCGGCCGGAGCCCTGAATATGGTGAGGGGGCGGGTTCAGGAAAAAATTCTGGAGAAATCAGGACGCACGGCTTTGCTGCCGGCAACCGTTACCCTCGACTCCGGCCGCATCTGCATACGACCCGTGTCCTGGAAGGGATCGGCGGACATCTTCAGCCTGGCGGAGGCCAACGGACTGGTGGTGGTTCCCTTGGAGTGCAGGGAACTGC